A single Streptomyces sp. Edi2 DNA region contains:
- a CDS encoding ABC transporter substrate-binding protein has protein sequence MRRRLGRLDRTAVRATTAVAVGTALALALAGCGSGSSGGGTKDNGGGGSKGGSTAPTVQLPQLKGQKLQVTAVWTGPERENFVKVLDEFEKRTGATVDFVPSGDDMAGFIGSKIAGGGPPDIAMLQQVGVLGEFAGKGWLKPLGPTAKAQLAKNYSKGWQDLGAHKGTPYGVYFKASNKSLVWYNAKAFDNAGTQEPKTWKDFLKTAQTLSESGVEPVSVGGADGWTLTDWFENIYLSQAGPEKYDQLAQHKIKWTDASVKQALTTLGQLFGRKDLLAGDNSGALQTDFPTSVTQTFSGDTPKAAMVSSADFAAANITQTKAKVGTDAKVFPFPAVGARSPVVTGGDVAVALKDGKAAQALLTFLASTDAAKIWAQAGGFISPNKELDQAAYADGVMRRIAKALIAAGDDFRFDMSDQAPASFGGKPGQGEWKDLQDFLKSPKDIAGTQAQLEKDAAKSFGR, from the coding sequence ATGCGCAGACGACTCGGACGACTCGACCGCACGGCTGTACGCGCCACGACCGCGGTGGCGGTAGGCACGGCGCTCGCCCTGGCGCTGGCCGGGTGCGGCAGCGGCAGCAGTGGCGGCGGCACGAAGGACAACGGCGGCGGTGGCAGCAAGGGCGGCAGCACCGCCCCCACCGTGCAGCTCCCCCAGCTCAAGGGCCAGAAGTTGCAGGTCACCGCGGTCTGGACGGGCCCCGAGCGGGAGAACTTCGTCAAGGTGCTGGACGAGTTCGAAAAGCGCACCGGCGCCACGGTCGACTTCGTGCCCAGCGGCGACGACATGGCCGGCTTCATCGGCTCCAAGATCGCCGGTGGCGGGCCGCCGGACATCGCGATGCTCCAGCAGGTCGGTGTGCTGGGCGAGTTCGCCGGGAAGGGCTGGCTCAAGCCGCTCGGCCCGACCGCCAAGGCGCAACTCGCCAAGAATTACAGCAAGGGCTGGCAGGATCTCGGCGCGCACAAGGGCACGCCGTACGGCGTCTACTTCAAGGCCAGCAACAAGTCGCTGGTCTGGTACAACGCCAAGGCGTTCGACAACGCGGGCACCCAGGAGCCGAAGACCTGGAAGGACTTCCTCAAGACGGCGCAGACCCTCTCCGAATCGGGCGTCGAGCCGGTCTCGGTGGGCGGTGCGGACGGCTGGACGCTGACCGACTGGTTCGAGAACATCTACCTCTCGCAGGCGGGGCCCGAGAAGTACGACCAGTTGGCGCAGCACAAGATCAAGTGGACCGATGCCTCCGTCAAGCAGGCGCTGACCACGCTCGGACAGCTCTTCGGCCGTAAGGATCTGCTCGCGGGCGACAACTCCGGTGCGCTGCAGACGGACTTCCCGACGTCGGTGACCCAGACCTTCAGCGGCGACACCCCGAAGGCCGCGATGGTCTCGTCGGCCGACTTCGCGGCCGCCAACATCACCCAGACGAAGGCCAAGGTCGGCACGGACGCCAAGGTCTTCCCGTTCCCTGCGGTGGGCGCCAGGTCCCCGGTGGTGACCGGCGGCGATGTGGCGGTGGCCCTCAAGGACGGCAAGGCGGCACAGGCGTTGCTGACGTTCCTGGCGTCGACGGATGCCGCCAAGATCTGGGCGCAGGCGGGCGGGTTCATCTCGCCCAACAAGGAGCTCGACCAGGCGGCGTACGCCGACGGTGTGATGCGCCGGATCGCCAAGGCGCTGATCGCGGCGGGCGACGACTTCCGCTTCGACATGTCCGACCAGGCGCCCGCCTCCTTCGGCGGCAAGCCGGGCCAGGGCGAGTGGAAGGACCTGCAGGACTTCCTGAAGAGCCCCAAGGACATCGCGGGCACCCAGGCTCAGCTGGAGAAGGACGCCGCGAAGTCGTTCGGACGTTGA
- a CDS encoding sugar ABC transporter permease, translated as MSAVAAGKASDSGESGRGSGESGRRGGGERPDGGGRRQGRGGKRRPGGGVLGARPWTAAVFLLPALLLLGALVVYPIVFSVYRSLFDASGTGFVGLGNYGAMFSDDGIRTALRNNIIWVVVAPAVSTVLGLIFAVLTERIRWGTAFKLIVFMPMAISMLAAGIIFRLVYDQDPERGVANAVWVGIHDTFSEPAPFPGAKPRPRSGLAPSGGGAFTTRSAVRAASPVNLPLVAVQPGDLRGARAAAAAGPRPGRVTGTVWLDFTRGGGGRPGVIDGNEKALAGLTVEAVRGGRVVASATTAADGTFALPADRAEGARLRLPAADFAEAYGGVDWLGPALVTPAIIGSYVWMWAGFAMVLIAAGLAGVPRELLEAARVDGAGEWQVFRRITVPLLAPVLVVVLVTLMINVLKIFDLVYIIAPGSSIRSANVLALQLFQSSFGTDVDEGLGSAIAVFLLLLVLPVMYVNLRRIRKERRR; from the coding sequence ATGAGCGCCGTAGCGGCCGGCAAGGCCAGTGACAGCGGCGAAAGCGGCCGGGGCAGCGGCGAGAGCGGCCGACGCGGCGGTGGCGAGCGCCCGGACGGCGGCGGCAGGCGCCAGGGCCGCGGGGGCAAGCGCCGCCCGGGCGGTGGCGTCCTGGGCGCCCGCCCCTGGACGGCCGCGGTGTTCCTGCTGCCGGCCCTGCTGCTGCTCGGGGCGCTGGTCGTCTACCCGATCGTCTTCTCCGTCTACCGCAGCCTGTTCGACGCGTCCGGCACGGGATTCGTGGGGCTGGGCAACTACGGCGCGATGTTCTCCGACGACGGCATCCGTACCGCGCTGCGGAACAACATCATCTGGGTGGTGGTGGCGCCGGCCGTCTCGACGGTGCTGGGGCTGATCTTCGCGGTGCTGACCGAGCGGATCCGCTGGGGCACCGCCTTCAAGCTGATCGTGTTCATGCCGATGGCGATCTCGATGCTGGCGGCGGGCATCATCTTCCGGCTGGTCTACGACCAGGATCCGGAGCGCGGAGTCGCCAACGCGGTGTGGGTCGGCATCCATGACACCTTCTCCGAACCGGCCCCGTTCCCCGGCGCCAAACCGCGGCCGCGGTCCGGTCTCGCGCCGTCCGGCGGCGGTGCGTTCACCACACGTTCGGCCGTGCGGGCCGCGTCACCGGTGAATCTGCCGCTGGTCGCCGTGCAGCCGGGCGATCTGCGCGGGGCCCGCGCCGCGGCCGCCGCCGGGCCCCGTCCCGGCAGGGTCACCGGCACCGTGTGGCTGGACTTCACCCGTGGTGGCGGCGGGCGCCCCGGCGTCATCGACGGCAACGAGAAGGCGCTGGCCGGGCTGACGGTCGAGGCGGTCAGGGGCGGCCGGGTGGTCGCCTCCGCGACGACGGCGGCCGACGGCACCTTTGCGCTGCCCGCGGACCGTGCCGAGGGCGCCCGGCTCCGGCTGCCCGCGGCCGATTTCGCCGAGGCCTACGGCGGCGTCGACTGGCTGGGCCCGGCGCTGGTCACCCCGGCCATCATCGGCTCGTACGTCTGGATGTGGGCCGGTTTCGCGATGGTGCTGATCGCGGCGGGGCTGGCGGGTGTTCCGCGTGAGCTGCTGGAGGCGGCGCGGGTGGACGGCGCGGGCGAGTGGCAGGTCTTCCGCCGGATCACGGTGCCGCTGCTGGCGCCGGTCCTGGTGGTCGTGCTGGTCACGCTCATGATCAATGTGCTGAAGATCTTCGATCTGGTCTACATCATCGCCCCGGGCTCCAGCATCCGGTCCGCCAACGTCCTGGCGCTCCAGCTCTTCCAGTCCTCGTTCGGTACGGATGTCGACGAGGGCCTGGGCAGCGCGATCGCCGTCTTCCTGCTGCTGCTCGTGCTGCCGGTGATGTACGTCAATCTCCGGCGCATACGGAAGGAGCGTCGCCGATGA
- a CDS encoding carbohydrate ABC transporter permease, with product MAARTGGGAMRIFLVLVALFWLMPSVGLLLSSLRSPQRIAESGWWQVFSKPAQITWDNYSQLLANDKVMGSLLTTAAITVPATVLVVVIGSLAGYAFAWMDFPGRDGWFMVVVGLLVVPVQVALIPVAKLFGAVGLFETTAGVILFHTAFGLPFAVFLLRNFFAEIPRELLEAARLDGAGELRLFTRVVLPLGGPAIASLGIFQFLWVWNDMLIALIFADSGHPPITVALQQEVRQFGNNIDVLAPGAFLSMVVPLIVFFAFQRQFVSGVMAGAVK from the coding sequence ATGGCGGCGCGGACCGGCGGTGGCGCGATGCGGATCTTCCTGGTCCTGGTCGCGCTGTTCTGGCTGATGCCGTCGGTGGGGCTGCTGCTGTCCTCGCTGCGCAGCCCGCAGCGGATCGCCGAGTCCGGCTGGTGGCAGGTCTTCAGCAAGCCGGCCCAGATCACCTGGGACAACTACAGCCAGCTGCTGGCCAACGACAAGGTGATGGGCTCGCTGCTGACCACGGCGGCGATCACCGTGCCGGCGACGGTGCTGGTCGTCGTCATCGGCTCGCTGGCCGGCTATGCGTTCGCCTGGATGGACTTCCCCGGCAGGGACGGCTGGTTCATGGTCGTCGTCGGGCTGCTGGTGGTGCCCGTGCAGGTGGCGCTGATCCCGGTGGCCAAGCTGTTCGGTGCGGTCGGGCTCTTCGAGACGACGGCCGGGGTGATCCTCTTCCATACGGCCTTCGGGCTGCCGTTCGCGGTGTTCCTGCTGCGGAACTTCTTTGCCGAGATCCCGCGCGAGCTGCTGGAGGCGGCCCGGCTGGACGGGGCGGGCGAGCTGCGGCTGTTCACCCGTGTCGTGCTGCCGCTGGGCGGCCCGGCGATCGCCTCGCTGGGGATCTTCCAGTTCCTGTGGGTGTGGAACGACATGCTGATCGCGCTGATCTTCGCGGACAGCGGCCATCCGCCGATCACGGTCGCGCTGCAGCAGGAGGTGCGGCAGTTCGGCAACAACATCGATGTGCTGGCGCCCGGCGCGTTCCTGTCCATGGTGGTGCCGCTGATCGTCTTCTTCGCCTTCCAGCGCCAGTTCGTCTCCGGGGTGATGGCGGGCGCCGTGAAGTGA